The genomic DNA TTGATTAGAATCATCAAGTAAATCAGAAACAATTTTTGCTTGCTTGTTGCCTTCTTTAATCATCTTTTGAAGTTTTACTTTTCTTGAAGATACAACAGCTAATTCCGCACCGGATAAAATTCCAGTTAAAATCACGAGTATTGCAATTATAATTATATAAAATATCGTCTCATACATTTTTGATCTGACCTATTATTATAAATCACTTGCTAATTTAAAATCGGTGTTTCCATAAATCTCATCTTGCATTTCCTGAACTGCTTCTGAAGCTTCTTCACGAGTAGCAACCTTTCTAAAGATTCTTCTGGATTTCACTTTCAATGTTTTTCCGCATACGCATTTGCGGGTAGCTACTCCTTCCTTTCCATATAGGACTCTTCCACAGTCACAGCGAAATATGAGATACATTGTTACACCTAAAATTTAGTATATAATATTATTGGTTCCACATATTTATACTATTTGTTATCCGCCAAATAATTTCATAAACAATGGTATAAAAACTTTTGATGGGAGTATAAAAAGTGTAGCTATGCTAACTCCAATGTTGGTTCCAATAACCACAAGCAGTATTCTAAAAATGTTGTTGTGCCAAAGGTCTTTTAAATGTTCTATGTTGCTTAAATTTTTAATGTCCCTTTGACGAACCTTTCTTAATTTGGCTTCAGTAAGGCCGGAAAACCATCCTGCAGCAAGTAACGGATGGATAATGGTTAAAGGTGCTACAAGGCCCCCAACTATTGCTGACAATAATTTTGATCCTGATAGGATTGATCCTAAAAAACCCATTATCATGCTTATCGCTAAAAATTCGATAAGATTGCCGGTTATGTTTATCCCGCTAAAAAATGCCAGAAAAAATATCACAACAAAAAGAATGGGAATCAGTGCGAGAAATATTTTAACCCAGGGGATTCCGTTTTTATCATCAGTTACCCGTAAGCTGTCTAATGTTGGCAATGTTTCGGGATTGTCAAGATATCTGTAAATTCCAGGCTTATGTCCAGCTCCAACGACGGCCACTATTTTTTCCTGTGGGAGGTTTAAAATGTTTCCAGCAAGATATGCGTCTCTTTCCTTTACTAGCACTTCGTATGCTCCAGGGGAGATTTCTTGAAACATTTCCATTATTTCATCAAGGTTTTCGGGATTTTTAAGTTCTTCAATGTCGATTTCATCTTCAAGCTCATCCTTCTTAAAGAAAGAAACAATAGAATCCCAAACAAAGCTGGCCTTTTCCTTAAATGTCATCTTATTGAGGGCTCTTTGAAGTGTGATGTTAATGTCCCTATCGATTAGGGCTATTGGAATTCCAAGATCTTCTGCAGCTTCTATTGCTCCAACCATTTCTGATCCTGGTTTTACATCCACATCTTCACCTATCTTTGATTGGAAATAGCTTAGGAAGGTACTTGCAAGAAATACTCCTATCTTGTTCTGTTTTATTATTTCAGTTACGGATATTGCATCATCTTCTTCAATACCCATCATTTCATTCTTAATGCGAGTATATCTTCCTTTATCTAATTCAATAGCCACTATATCGGGGTGCTGTTCATATATTGCATCTTTAACTTCATCAACGCTTTCTTCAGATACATGAGCAGTACCGATAATAGTTAAGTATTCTCTATTCATCAATCACACTTCTTATAAAATAATTATTATTAATTTATAATTTCTATTATAAAAGTTTAATTTTATTATCGATGTATATACCAACATTGTTGGTAATGTTCTTCAGAATACAGCAGTCAACATCCTTTTCATTGCCTATCTTTCTAAGTTTTTTCCCCGAATTTGAATTATAGATTCCTTTACATAGATTATCGTAATTTCTGCTGGCAAGGATGCTGGCTTTCGCATAATCAGTAAATTCACAGTCTTTACAAATTTCATAGATCCAATATATGATTTCTCCACTTACCAGAAAATCCTCAAGTGCAAAGTTTCCCCTATATCCGGCCATAACAACATCGATTTCATCGGAACTTAATTCAAGGGCTTTTTCAGCGACAGCCTTTGCATTAACCATTGAACCGATCAAAACGGTTGATTCCATATCCTTAAGGATTCTGGTTCCATTGCTTGTAGTCAAAATCAATGTTTTTGATTTGTCTGACGGTATTTCAAAAGATTCAACTTCCTGTGGTGAATTTCCAACATCAAATCCTTCGACTTTTATTCCGGATCTTTCCCCTGCCACAATTGAGTTGTATTTTTCACTTAATGCAATAGCTTCTTCTGGGGTAAAACAAGGAATTATTTCTTCAAAATTATTCAAAGCCAATGTTATTGTGGTGCTGGCTCTTAGGGCATCCACCATTATTGATACGTCATTGGTAGTGGTTTTTTCCAAAGATAAAGAAACTTTCATAATATTTAATATTGTACTTATTTTATAAATATAATTTATGAGAATTGTTACCACTCCAATGTGTGAAGAAATAGTGAAACTTGCAGGAATTGACGATTATGCTATAAATAAATTTCCAACATCAGACGATGGGGATTTAGCCATATTGCTGTCTGAAAGCAAAACAGATATGGATTCTATTTATTTAAAATTAAATACTTTTAACCAGATAGTGGAGTCAATAGAAAAGGTTGCAGACAGATGTGGAACAGAATGCATAATCGATTTTAATGAATGTGAAATGGCTGGCAAATACCTAAACTGCACTCCTGAAAATTCAACAAAAGTGAAGGTCTATTCTAATTTTCTTAAAGATATTGTTGAGGATATGGGATTTGAAATTTCAGAGGAAGATTATGATTATATAGTGGCTCCCGATTATTTGATTCCAAAAATTGAAGAAAATCAGGAAGTAATTATTGAAATTCCTTCCCATGGTTCTGTTTCACCTAATCCTATTAAAAGGGCCTGTCAAAGATATGCCATTCTAGAAGATTTTATTAATAAGTAAAAGTAAAAATAATTATGTATAATTTATAGTATGGGGATCAAATATGTTTGAAACATTGACTTTTACAGGTGGAGTTCATAAAAGTGAAGAAATCAAGGAACTTATTGAGGATTTAGGAGGGTTCATTCTCCAAGAAAATGTTTTACAGATGGACTTGGTCTTAAATATGGCAGTTCCTTTAGAAGATGTTGATAAAATTGAAAAGAAATCAAAGGAATTATTGGCAAAGCTTACTGTAGCTCCAATGGCAGGTAGTGAAATAGCTATTGTATCACCAACTCTTGCAAGACATCACCTTCCTCATGCTGCTTGTGACATATCTGAGTTTTTACGTGAGTATGGTGCAAAAGACAATATGATAGGTCTTGCCCGTGGAGATGGTAAAGGAACTTCAGGAATTACTGAAGAAGAAAAAAAATTAATAAACGAGCATGATGTGGCCGTTTTTGCCCTTGGAAGTTTTAAGGATTGCATTATTGAAAAATCATTCCTATATGATGACATTGATATTCCAGTTGTGGTAACTGGAGCGCCGGAAATTCCTTTAGAAGAGCTTCCTGGAGCTGACGCTTATGTTCCGGGGCTTGGTAGAATTCCAAGAAGATTAAGAAGAGGTCCTGATGTGCGTGCTTTGGAAAAGCTTGCAGAAACTGTTGAAGATATTTTGAACAACAAAAAAAGAGAAATGGTTCACGATCCGCCTTTGGTTCCTTCAATTGTTGTTAAAAACGCAATCGAAAATCAGGTTCCAGCTATTAAGGAAGTTATTTCTCCTCTCCCTGTTACCGGACAGCTTGATGGTGTTCGTATAAAATTGGATTATGACAAATATCATGAAGAAATTGAAAATGTTGTTATTGACAACAAGAAATTGTCTGAACTTGCAGAGATCAGACGTTCTGCTATGTATAATTACATTTTAGTTAAAATTTACTCTGAAAGTCAACTTGTTGAAGATATTATTGTTAAGGATGCTTTATAATGAGTTTTCCTAAAAAAAGATTCATATTTAAACTTTCTCAACAATTTTTATTTTTTATTTTTTATTTCTGCTTATTGAAGTTCACATCTTATCTATTCTATCCTTTGAATGATTTAGAATGTTTGGCCGTAAGCCTGACATTATCGGTTCTCAATGTTGTTTGCGTTTATATCGAGTTTGTAAATTCTAATGGGATTACCCGATTCATTGTTGAGGTTTTGGATTCTCTAAATTGGGTTGCACTGATGTACTTGTTTTTGGCTATAGCTATTTTATTGTTTAATTACTTTGTATGTACAACATCGTTATTTTGCAATAGGCTTTCCTTACTTTTGATTGTTGGACTTTTTATCTATGGGTATTATAATGCACATACTCCTAAAATAACTGAACGAACTTTGTATTTAAAAAATCTTCAAGAAGAAATTGATATAATTCACCTATCTGATATACATGTAGGTTCTATAAGAAGGCAAGGTTTGCTTAAAAAATTATCTAAGAAAATCAACTCAATAAATTCTGACGCAGTCATAATTTCAGGGGACCTGGCAGACGGAAGCAACAGGATTCAACCAGATGATTTTAAGGAACTTGGAAAAATAAAGTCTCCAGTAATATTCACTCCAGGAAATCATGACTATTATACTGGAATCGAAAACGTATTCCAGGCATGTGAAAATGCAGGAATAATCATATTGGATAATGAAAAAACAGAAATCAAAGGCCTCAACATATACGGCATAGGATTTGGAAGCGAAGAGCCGGATTTTGAAATCAGCAAAGAGGAAAACAATCTCCTGATTTATCATCTCCCTGCAAACTGGGATGAGTTCATAGAAAGGGGATTCAACATAATGCTGTCAGGACACACGCATGGAGGACAATTCTATCCTGCAAACCTCTGGGTAAAGGCAGTTTTTCCACTTTTAAGGGGATTATATGAAAAGGAAGGAAACTACATAAACGTAAGCGATGGGGCAGGAACCATAGGACCTCCAATAAGAATAGGAACAAAAGCGGAAATCGGAATTTTAAAATTAAGAAAAAGGGATTAAAATCTCCTTTTCATTCCATAAAAATTAATGGCATCAACCAAATCGTTAAATTGCTCAAGCTCACGTTCAATTACATTTTCATCAATCATGTCAAAACTAAGCTCTCCATCAACACTTAAGGTATCTGGACCATAACCGACGATTCTTTCCACACCATCGGAACTTAAGATTCTCTCAGCATCAAGCAAATGAACAAAGGCCCGTCCTGGAATAATAACAGACTCCTGAACCTCGCTCAAATCAATATTTTCAAGGTCCTCCTTTGTAATCAAACAGGCAATCTCTTTTTCAACAGGGATCACATTAACGCTATCCGCTCCAATTTTTTCAAATATCCTCTCAATAAATGGGGCCGCTATTTTTGATGTTATGATTGTGGCTTCCCCTGTAACCTCTTTAATGAATTGCAGGAATATCTCATTTTCATCTTTGGCTATTGCAAATGGCCCTCCAGTAGTCGGATCGCCCAAAGGTGTTCCACTGACTCTAAAACCATATTCTTTATCAATGCTTTCAACCAGCTCCTGAAAACTTTCTACACTTTGAGATTCGAAATCCTTTAAGATAGGTTCATTTCCCAAAATCAAACCTTCATTAAATGTGTTTGCAAAGCGCATTAAAATAATTCCCTTGGCTCCCCATTCTTCCAAGCTATTGCATGTTTGCCTTAAGACATCACCGTCATTGACTCCAGGCACTATAACGGAAGCAGCAGTTAAATCTATATTTTCAGCAAACATCTTACATGCATCTAAGGAAGCTTCAGGTGTTCTGTCCTTCACCCATTCTCTTCTTAGTTCTGGATTATCTGCGAATACTGTAAATGTGACTTCATCAACACCGTTGTCAATAAGCTTGCTAGCCATTGAAACGTCTTTTATTCCTTTTCCGGAAGTATAGCCCAAATGTGATTTTAAAGACATCTGATTAAGGGCTGCAGTGAGATCTTCTAGATATGGATAACAGCTTATGTCTCCTCCACCACTAATATTAGCCTTTATTTCTCCTCTGATTGGTTGCATCATTAATGTAGTTTGTATATTAGTGATGACTTCAAATGGATTTTTAAATTCACTCTGTGTTTCACTTACTCCCTTACTACATCTTTCACATCCAATTGTATTTGGAAGACAATGTGCACATCCAAATGCTTTTACGTCTTTTACCTTTCTAAAGTAACAGTATTTACAGAAACCGTCACAATCCTTTCCAGGTATTCCTCCAACATCAGCTACAATTTGCATAAAAATTAGTTTGTATATTATTATATTTAATAAAATCCCTATTTTCAAAAAATTCATGAAAAGCAGATTTATTAACTTATTTCTATAAAAATTCAATTTAATTGTCTTATAATCATGCAGTCAAATATTGTTATTTTTTTATAATGCTTCATATTAAGAAATGAATACTTACAATATAGGGTCATCATTGTTTCTAGATATAAACCATTATTTTAATTTTTAAATGATTTTTAAGTAAAAATGCCTAAAATAAATTATAATTCTAATTTTTTAAAAGTAATACTTTTTTAAGTCTTTATCTTAAATTAATCAATTTTTATTATTCTTTATAAATCTTTCTAAAAAGGATTAAGGATAATATTTATATTATATTTTAGATAAAATAAAATTTGTATACCAAATGGCTGGCTATTGCAAAAACTTGCTTTGTAGCTTACGAAGATAAATAAAAAAAATTTGTTTATTTTTGTGGTATATTAAATATTTAAACTCTATTTAATTAGGAGGGAAAAAATGGCAAAGTTTGATGATAAAGTCGATTTATACGACGAAAGAGGCAACGAAATTGCATCTGACATTCCAATCGAAGCTATCAGTCCACTCAGAAACCCTGCAATTAAAGACATCGTACAAGGTGTTAAAAGAACTGTTGCAGTAAACTTAGAAGGACTCGAAAAATCTATTAAAACAGGTGCAGTCGGTGGAGACAAATCTAGAATTTTAGGAAGAGAATTAGATCTTGATATCGTAGGCAGTGCAGAAGCAATTGCTGAAAGTATGAAAAAAATGATCCAAGTTTCTGAAGATGACGATACTAAAATTGAACCTATTTCTGGAGGAAAAAGGTTATTAGTACAAATCCCATCTACTAGAATTGAAGTAGCAGCTGAATACTCTGTTGCACCATTATCTACCGCAACTACTTTAGTACAATCTATTATTGACATCTTCGATGTAGACATATACGATGCTAACTACCTTAAAGCAGCAGTATTAGGAAGATACCCACAATCTGTAGATTACAAAGGTTCCAACATTGCTACTATGTTAGACATTCCACAAAAACTCGAAGGTGCAGGATACGCTTTAAGAGCAATTAAAGCAAACGATTTCGCTGCAGCAACTTTGAAAAACTCATTACAAGCTACTGCATTAGCATCAATCTTCGAACAAACTGCTATGTTTGAAATGGGAGATGCATTAGGTGCTTACGAAAGATTACACTTATTAGGTTTAGCTTACCAAGGTTTAAACGCAAACAACATGGTATTAGACTTAGTTAAAGAAAACGCTGATGGTACTGTAGGTTCATTAGTACAAGCTACTATCGAAAAAGCAGAAGCTGACGGAATCATCGCAAAAGAAGATGGATACATTTACAGTACTTCTGATGCTGCTAAATGGAACGCATACACCGCAGCTGGTGCTGTTGCAGCTACTATGGTTAACGTAGGTGCTGCTCGTGCTGCTCAAGGTATTCCTTCAACTTTATTATACTACAATGATAACATTGAATTCGCAACTGGTTTACCAGGTCTTGACTATGGTAGAGCAGAAGGTGTAGCTGTAGGATTCTCATTCTTTAGTCACTCCATTTACGGTGGAGGAGGTCCTGGTCTCTTTAACGGTAACCACGTAGTAACCAGACACAGTAAAGGATTCTGTATCCCTTGTGTAGCTGCTGCAATGTCATTAGACGCAGGAACACAACTCTTCTCTCCAGAAGCAACCTCTGGATTAATTAAAGAAGTATACAGTAAGATTGACGAATTTAGAGAACCTCTCGAAGCTGTTGCAACCGCAGCTGAAGAAATTAAAGGTGACATCTAATTAATTTGATTCAAATCTAATTTTTCAGAAGAAGGTTAAGAAATGGATATTGAAATATTTCCTCATAGAGTTCTTGGAAGTGACACAACAGAAAAGCTCTTGAACGACATCGAACGTCTTGAAGATGTTAAAAGAACTGTTATTCATGGACCAAGATTTCCAAAAACAGAAGAATCTTTACCTCCTCAATACAGGGAACGTAGAGTTATTACTGTAAATGGTGAACCTGTAGTTCTTAAAGTTAAAACTGGTAGGATTTTCATAGAAATTACCTTGGAGTCCACTATTGATTTAATTAGAGAAATTTGTGAGAAACATATTCCTCATGGTTTTGAAATTAATCAAAGTAGAGCTCAATACATTAGAAAAGAAAGAACTGTTTCCGATAGAATTAAATATGGGGAAGCAGATTTACCAGATGAATTAGTAGGTTTAACAGATCAATATTCAAGTTTTGATGACCACGTAAACATTTTAAGAAAAGATCAATACGATTAATATGATAGGACGCTGTACTCACGTAGTAGATTGTAGGGAAACAAGTGGTATGGGTAAAGGTGGAAGCCTAGCTCAAAGAGGCACATTCGCTGAATGTGGTTCTGATGTTTTAGCTGTCGCTATGTCTCCAGGACGTAGACATATCACTAAGCCTGTTTGTGAAATTACATTTGGTTTGCGTGAAGCAAATCTTTTAACCAGTACAATGGTATTAAATGCTGGTGCTGGTGTTCCTCATGATGCTCCTGCTTCTGGAGGTACCTTATTCGGTCTCACTGATAAAGAAGTGGAACAAATGGATAAATTCAAATTGTTGGTTATTCATTTGGGTGGAGTTAAGAATCATATTATTTACAAAGCAAGGTTAATTCTAAGAAATGTTAACAAACATTGTATTATCATCTGCGAATCACCAGTAGATTGTGAAGATTTCGCAAAAATAGGTGTTAAAACTTCTACTGTAATGCCTACTGAGGATAATATTAAAACAAAAGGTACAATTGATGATATAGTTACCGGCGTTATTCGTGGTGAAACAGTTAATCAAGAAAAGTTAGATGAAATTATTAGAAAAGTTAAATTAGCATTAGGAGATGCATAATTATGGCACAATTATATCCAGGTACATCTCAAGTTGCAGAAAACAGAAGAAACTTTACTAACCCAGAATACGAGTTAGAAAAGCTCAGAGAAATTTCTGACGAAGATGTAGTAAAAATATTAGGTCACAGAGCTCCAGGTGAAGAATACAAAAGCGTACACCCACCATTAGATGAAATGGATGAGCCAGACGACATTGTAAGAGAATTAGTAGCACCAATCGATGGTGCAAAAGCAGGAGACAGAATTAGATACATCCAATTCGTAGACTCCATGTACTTCGCTCCAGCTCAACCTTTCTTAAGAGCTAGATCATACTTATACAGATACAGAGGAATCGATACCGGTACCTTATCCGGAAGACAAGTAATCGAAGCAAGAGAAAGAGACATCGAACGTATTTCCAAAAACCTCTTAGAAACCGAATACTTCGATACCGCAAGAACCGGTATTAGAGGTGCAGGGGTACACGGTCACTCTTTAAGACTCGATGAAAAC from Methanobrevibacter sp. includes the following:
- the mmp10 gene encoding methyl coenzyme M reductase-arginine methyltransferase Mmp10 (Mmp10 (methanogenesis marker protein 10) is a cobalamin-requiring radical SAM methyltransferase that creates the methylarginine modification to methyl coenzyme M reductase.), with protein sequence MQIVADVGGIPGKDCDGFCKYCYFRKVKDVKAFGCAHCLPNTIGCERCSKGVSETQSEFKNPFEVITNIQTTLMMQPIRGEIKANISGGGDISCYPYLEDLTAALNQMSLKSHLGYTSGKGIKDVSMASKLIDNGVDEVTFTVFADNPELRREWVKDRTPEASLDACKMFAENIDLTAASVIVPGVNDGDVLRQTCNSLEEWGAKGIILMRFANTFNEGLILGNEPILKDFESQSVESFQELVESIDKEYGFRVSGTPLGDPTTGGPFAIAKDENEIFLQFIKEVTGEATIITSKIAAPFIERIFEKIGADSVNVIPVEKEIACLITKEDLENIDLSEVQESVIIPGRAFVHLLDAERILSSDGVERIVGYGPDTLSVDGELSFDMIDENVIERELEQFNDLVDAINFYGMKRRF
- the mcrB gene encoding coenzyme-B sulfoethylthiotransferase subunit beta, translated to MAKFDDKVDLYDERGNEIASDIPIEAISPLRNPAIKDIVQGVKRTVAVNLEGLEKSIKTGAVGGDKSRILGRELDLDIVGSAEAIAESMKKMIQVSEDDDTKIEPISGGKRLLVQIPSTRIEVAAEYSVAPLSTATTLVQSIIDIFDVDIYDANYLKAAVLGRYPQSVDYKGSNIATMLDIPQKLEGAGYALRAIKANDFAAATLKNSLQATALASIFEQTAMFEMGDALGAYERLHLLGLAYQGLNANNMVLDLVKENADGTVGSLVQATIEKAEADGIIAKEDGYIYSTSDAAKWNAYTAAGAVAATMVNVGAARAAQGIPSTLLYYNDNIEFATGLPGLDYGRAEGVAVGFSFFSHSIYGGGGPGLFNGNHVVTRHSKGFCIPCVAAAMSLDAGTQLFSPEATSGLIKEVYSKIDEFREPLEAVATAAEEIKGDI
- a CDS encoding methanogenesis marker 7 protein, with protein sequence MFETLTFTGGVHKSEEIKELIEDLGGFILQENVLQMDLVLNMAVPLEDVDKIEKKSKELLAKLTVAPMAGSEIAIVSPTLARHHLPHAACDISEFLREYGAKDNMIGLARGDGKGTSGITEEEKKLINEHDVAVFALGSFKDCIIEKSFLYDDIDIPVVVTGAPEIPLEELPGADAYVPGLGRIPRRLRRGPDVRALEKLAETVEDILNNKKREMVHDPPLVPSIVVKNAIENQVPAIKEVISPLPVTGQLDGVRIKLDYDKYHEEIENVVIDNKKLSELAEIRRSAMYNYILVKIYSESQLVEDIIVKDAL
- a CDS encoding metallophosphoesterase, which translates into the protein MNDLECLAVSLTLSVLNVVCVYIEFVNSNGITRFIVEVLDSLNWVALMYLFLAIAILLFNYFVCTTSLFCNRLSLLLIVGLFIYGYYNAHTPKITERTLYLKNLQEEIDIIHLSDIHVGSIRRQGLLKKLSKKINSINSDAVIISGDLADGSNRIQPDDFKELGKIKSPVIFTPGNHDYYTGIENVFQACENAGIIILDNEKTEIKGLNIYGIGFGSEEPDFEISKEENNLLIYHLPANWDEFIERGFNIMLSGHTHGGQFYPANLWVKAVFPLLRGLYEKEGNYINVSDGAGTIGPPIRIGTKAEIGILKLRKRD
- the mcrD gene encoding methyl-coenzyme M reductase operon protein D codes for the protein MDIEIFPHRVLGSDTTEKLLNDIERLEDVKRTVIHGPRFPKTEESLPPQYRERRVITVNGEPVVLKVKTGRIFIEITLESTIDLIREICEKHIPHGFEINQSRAQYIRKERTVSDRIKYGEADLPDELVGLTDQYSSFDDHVNILRKDQYD
- a CDS encoding DUF1922 domain-containing protein, with the translated sequence MYLIFRCDCGRVLYGKEGVATRKCVCGKTLKVKSRRIFRKVATREEASEAVQEMQDEIYGNTDFKLASDL
- the mcrG gene encoding coenzyme-B sulfoethylthiotransferase subunit gamma, coding for MAQLYPGTSQVAENRRNFTNPEYELEKLREISDEDVVKILGHRAPGEEYKSVHPPLDEMDEPDDIVRELVAPIDGAKAGDRIRYIQFVDSMYFAPAQPFLRARSYLYRYRGIDTGTLSGRQVIEARERDIERISKNLLETEYFDTARTGIRGAGVHGHSLRLDENGLMFDMLRRQVFNKSTGNVEMVRDQVGLDLDEPVVLGEPLDEETLKAKTTIYRCDGEAYKDDKEAVEVCQNIHVSRSFGAFNPIKGW
- a CDS encoding TraB/GumN family protein, translated to MNREYLTIIGTAHVSEESVDEVKDAIYEQHPDIVAIELDKGRYTRIKNEMMGIEEDDAISVTEIIKQNKIGVFLASTFLSYFQSKIGEDVDVKPGSEMVGAIEAAEDLGIPIALIDRDINITLQRALNKMTFKEKASFVWDSIVSFFKKDELEDEIDIEELKNPENLDEIMEMFQEISPGAYEVLVKERDAYLAGNILNLPQEKIVAVVGAGHKPGIYRYLDNPETLPTLDSLRVTDDKNGIPWVKIFLALIPILFVVIFFLAFFSGINITGNLIEFLAISMIMGFLGSILSGSKLLSAIVGGLVAPLTIIHPLLAAGWFSGLTEAKLRKVRQRDIKNLSNIEHLKDLWHNNIFRILLVVIGTNIGVSIATLFILPSKVFIPLFMKLFGG
- the mcrC gene encoding methyl-coenzyme M reductase I operon protein C, giving the protein MIGRCTHVVDCRETSGMGKGGSLAQRGTFAECGSDVLAVAMSPGRRHITKPVCEITFGLREANLLTSTMVLNAGAGVPHDAPASGGTLFGLTDKEVEQMDKFKLLVIHLGGVKNHIIYKARLILRNVNKHCIIICESPVDCEDFAKIGVKTSTVMPTEDNIKTKGTIDDIVTGVIRGETVNQEKLDEIIRKVKLALGDA
- the comB gene encoding 2-phosphosulfolactate phosphatase encodes the protein MKVSLSLEKTTTNDVSIMVDALRASTTITLALNNFEEIIPCFTPEEAIALSEKYNSIVAGERSGIKVEGFDVGNSPQEVESFEIPSDKSKTLILTTSNGTRILKDMESTVLIGSMVNAKAVAEKALELSSDEIDVVMAGYRGNFALEDFLVSGEIIYWIYEICKDCEFTDYAKASILASRNYDNLCKGIYNSNSGKKLRKIGNEKDVDCCILKNITNNVGIYIDNKIKLL